The DNA window TGGTGTACTGATTGAAGATGGCTACAAATCCATGCGTTATTTCCCATATAAATTGATTTTCCCGGCTTTGGTGATCAGCATCATCATGATTTCTTTTAATTTGCTTGGCGATGGACTGCGTGATGCACTCGATCCGAAAATGAGAAAATAAAGGAGTTCCGACCATGACCAATACCATTTTGACAGTCGAAGACTTGCATGTAGCGTTTAAAACTCAACACGGTAAACTGACAGCGGTACGGGGCGTGAACTTTGAGTTAAAAAAAGGGGAAACACTCGCGATTGTTGGGGAATCGGGTTCCGGTAAATCAGTAACAGCGAAATCTATTATGCAATTATTACCTGCAGCCACGACCGAAGTAACAAAAGGCGATATTAGCTATAATGGTGAAAGTTTATTGAAGATGACAAAAAACCAAATTACTGATTTACGTGGCTCAGAAATCTCAATGGTGTTTCAAGATCCAATGACTTCCTTAAATCCGACAATGAAAGTCGGTAAGCAGATTATGGAAGGCGTTCAGCGTCATGAGCGTTTAACAAAAGCTCAGGCGCGTCAACGTGCGCTAGATATGTTAAAGCTAGTTGGAATTCCACAAGCAGAAAATCGACTTGATAATTATCCACATCAGTTTTCGGGAGGCATGAGGCAGCGTGTTGTCATCGCGCTCGCACTTGCTTGTAATCCGAAAGTGTTAATCGCGGATGAACCAACGACTGCACTCGATGTAACAATTCAAGCACAAATTCTTGAATTGATGAAAGACTTACAAAAGAAAACCGAAACCGCCATTATTTTGATTACGCATGACTTGGGTGTGGTGGCCAATATGGCAGATCGGGTAGCGGTGATGTATGGCGGAAAAATCGTCGAGCAAGGAACGCTAGATGAGATTTTTTATAACCCACAGCATCCATATACGCTTGGACTTTTACGTTCTATGCCAAAACTAAACGAAGATCGCGGGCAGCCGTTAATGCCGATTGCCGGATCACCACCAAATTTAGCGACTCTTGGAGAAGGCTGTTCATTTGCTGCAAGGTGTCCACATACGATGGCGGTATGTCATACGTACACTCCACAAGACATCGTTACAGAAACAGGCCATTCCGTGGCGTGTTGGCTTCAGGACTCACGAGTATCAAAAGCACCTGCTGGAGCGAAAGCTGTAGACTCAGGAAACTTTTCATCTTGAACACAAAAAACCAGTAAGGCCAACTATGGCTTTACTGGTTTTTATTTTGCGTTTTTATTTGAACAAGGCTGGAATGCCATTCATTAAGGTGTAAATTCCCATCCATGCCATAGAAACCACAATGATGAGTCCGAAAATAGTCATCCATAGCGGATGTTTATAGTCGCCAACAATTTTAACTTTATGTGCAGCGATTAACATAACACCGAGCGCAATCGGTAAAATCAAGCCATTTACGGAACCGACAAGTACTAGAATTAGCACAGGCTTACCGATGAAGACGAAAACAGCTGTAGAAATAATGATAAAGCTAATAGTCATCGCGCGATGGTATTTTTCAAGAGTTGGGCTGAATGTCCGAATAAATGACACAGATGTGTAAGCA is part of the Planococcus sp. PAMC 21323 genome and encodes:
- a CDS encoding ABC transporter ATP-binding protein; translation: MTNTILTVEDLHVAFKTQHGKLTAVRGVNFELKKGETLAIVGESGSGKSVTAKSIMQLLPAATTEVTKGDISYNGESLLKMTKNQITDLRGSEISMVFQDPMTSLNPTMKVGKQIMEGVQRHERLTKAQARQRALDMLKLVGIPQAENRLDNYPHQFSGGMRQRVVIALALACNPKVLIADEPTTALDVTIQAQILELMKDLQKKTETAIILITHDLGVVANMADRVAVMYGGKIVEQGTLDEIFYNPQHPYTLGLLRSMPKLNEDRGQPLMPIAGSPPNLATLGEGCSFAARCPHTMAVCHTYTPQDIVTETGHSVACWLQDSRVSKAPAGAKAVDSGNFSS